A stretch of Diceros bicornis minor isolate mBicDic1 chromosome 29, mDicBic1.mat.cur, whole genome shotgun sequence DNA encodes these proteins:
- the LOC131394063 gene encoding mucin-16-like gives MIVILKFSTNINVWRCYIFCVQGLWLSYSFPVLPQHQGHSRLPTSPPTFSVPCLSEAFQGPLPGVPTSPSLCPSLPRPEKGGTATGVDAVCLHLPDPMGPKLDSERERLFWELSHETLGVTQMGSFILDRHSLCINGYTHWTSASSPSATVTSMLFPWTSVV, from the exons ATGATTGTCATTTTAAAGTTTAGCACAAATATCAACGTTTGGAGATGCTACATCTTCTGTGTTCAGGGACTTTGGCTGTCCTATTCATTTCCAGTGCTCCCCCAGCACCAAGGCCATTCCAGGCTGCCCACCAGTCCTCCTACTTtctctgtcccctgcctcagtgagGCTTTCCAGGGACCCCTGCCTGGAGTCCCCACCtccccatccctgtgtccctcccTGCCCAGGCCTGAGAAAGGTGGAACAGCCACTGGAGTTGATGCTGTCTGCCTTCACCTTCCTGACCCCATGGGCCCTAAGCTGGATAGCGAGAGAGAGAGGCTgttctgggagctgagccatgaaaCCCTTGGTGTCACCCAGATGGGCTCCTTCATCCTGGACAGGCATAGCCTCTGCATCAATG GTTACACCCATTGGACTTCAGCCTCCAGTCCCAGTG CTACTGTGACCTCCATGCTCTTCCCATGGACTTCGGTGGTGTGA